The Diceros bicornis minor isolate mBicDic1 chromosome 15, mDicBic1.mat.cur, whole genome shotgun sequence genome has a window encoding:
- the MAGEF1 gene encoding LOW QUALITY PROTEIN: melanoma-associated antigen F1 (The sequence of the model RefSeq protein was modified relative to this genomic sequence to represent the inferred CDS: inserted 4 bases in 3 codons; substituted 1 base at 1 genomic stop codon): MPHSPAGIPQSGGSRKRRGFTRPGTPSWLSWPEVALRAGVRARTEAARRSRRRFGVGCVAATVPSLLRCRAAAAKPRLSSLLVLLLPPQPLSNPSAGVGAAACTPLGLGTRSASACPKTCCRNPRAGGLPIPQAEGEKNGGHDGETXALTASQEEAPSPLLQEXPQGDLGAVGEEGAAEPAFIPKGVRXLARRRACRRLDRTVAELVQFLLVKDKKKSPITRSKVVKYIIGHLKNLFPEIIARAAEHLRYVFGFELKQLGCRHHTYILINKLKPLEEEDEDLGGDGPRLGLLMMILGLIYMKGNSAREAQVWEMLRRLGVRPSEYRFLFGYPKRLIVEDFVQQRYLSYRRVPRTNPPEXEFSWGSRSNLETSKMKVLGFVAKLLKKEPQRWPVQYREALADETNMRARARASARAGIRPW, translated from the exons ATGCCCCACTCG CCAGCGGGTATCCCGCAATCCGGAGGGAGCCGGAAGAGGCGGGGTTTCACGCGCCCCGGGACGCCATCTTGGCTGAGTTGGCCGGAAGTGGCCCTGCGAGCCGGCGTGCGGGCGCGGACTGAGGCTGCGCGGCGGTCGCGCCGCAGGTTCGGCGTTGGGTGCGTTGCGGCAACTGTCCCGAGCCTTTTGCGGTGCCGTGCAGCAGCCGCAAAGCCCCGTCTATCGTCTCTCTTAGTCCTCCTCCTGCCGCCCCAGCCACTGTCCAACCCCTCCGCCGGGGTTGGCGCAGCGGCTTGCACACCCCTCGGCCTGGGTACGCGCTCTGCATCTGCCTGCCCGAAAACATGTTGCAGAAATCCGAGAGCGGGAGGTCTCCCCATCCCTCAGGCCGAGGGGGAGAAGAATGGCGGCCATGACGGTGAGACCTAGGCCCTGACCGCCTCGCAGGAGGAGGCCCCGAGCCCCCTCCTGCAGG AGCCCCAAGGCGACCTTGGCGCTGTCGGGGAGGAGGGGGCTGCGGAGCCTGCCTTCATCCCGAAAGGCGTGA GTCTTGCCCGGCGCAGGGCCTGCCGCCGTCTGGATCGGACGGTGGCCGAGTTGGTGCAGTTCCTGCTCGTGAAGGACAAGAAGAAGAGTCCCATCACTCGTTCCAAGGTAGTGAAATACATTATCGGACACTTGAAGAATCTGTTCCCCGAGATCATCGCAAGGGCCGCAGAGCATCTGCGGTATGTCTTTGGTTTCGAGCTGAAACAGCTTGGCTGCAGGCACCACACTTACATCTTGATCAACAAACTAAAACCTCTTGAGGAGGAGGACGAGGATCTGGGAGGAGATGGCCCCAGATTGGGTCTCTTAATGATGATCTTGGGCCTTATCTACATGAAAGGTAATAGCGCCAGGGAGGCTCAGGTCTGGGAGATGCTGCGTCGGTTGGGGGTGCGTCCCTCAGAGTATCGCTTCCTTTTTGGGTACCCGAAGAGGCTTATTGTGGAAGATTTCGTGCAGCAGCGATACCTCAGTTACAGGCGGGTGCCTCGCACCAATCCACCGGA TGAATTCTCTTGGGGTTCCCGAAGCAACCTGGAAACCAGCAAGATGAAAGTCCTGGGGTTCGTGGCCAAGCTCCTTAAGAAAGAACCGCAGCGCTGGCCAGTGCAGTACCGTGAGGCCCTGGCAGATGAGACCAATAtgagggctagggctagggccaGTGCTAGGGCCGGCATCCGCCCCTGGTAA